The Streptomyces phaeolivaceus genome has a window encoding:
- a CDS encoding recombinase family protein — protein sequence MRRPRPHEPTITPGEPAALYCRISQADDDDQTGVDRQERICREIAERRGLTIDPAHVFVDNSRSAWSRGRKRPGWDQLLERAQRHEFRHVIAYHPDRLMRQPRDLEELLQVSDEHRITLHGEANRRDLSDPDDRFILRIEVAHACRSSDDTSRRLKSALKERAENGLPHSGKRRFGYETDGVTIKKDEAEIVREVFDRYLKGQSPSAIALVFHKRGIKTVYGKEWSQGTVRALLDSRHVAGIRMHQGEEVGPGKWPAIIDRGTWDETRARREYRSAVHQTNLELRRFYLLRGLVMCSRCGTLMSGTKVGAVPSYLCTRKSRNGDKKCVRRIVAVKLEKFVTEAAIDLLGRLTVSGKLASTSLPDAATESVEADQRQLVELNGMWTAKEISTAEYRKMRKEITDRIAKAQRRLVVRPMKLLDGLTGPGAKAAWHAEEMTDERRNAVLRFLFSGVVIDASGKPSGVFDWDRIAIEQNPL from the coding sequence ATGCGACGACCCAGGCCCCACGAGCCGACCATAACCCCAGGTGAGCCTGCGGCTCTCTACTGCCGGATATCCCAGGCCGACGACGACGACCAGACCGGCGTCGATCGGCAGGAACGTATCTGCAGAGAGATCGCCGAGCGTCGGGGACTCACGATCGACCCCGCCCACGTCTTCGTGGACAACAGCAGGTCGGCGTGGAGCCGTGGCCGCAAGCGGCCGGGCTGGGACCAGCTTCTCGAACGCGCCCAGCGGCACGAGTTCCGGCACGTCATCGCGTACCACCCGGACCGGCTGATGCGGCAGCCGAGGGACCTGGAGGAACTGCTCCAGGTCTCCGACGAGCACCGGATCACGCTGCACGGCGAGGCGAACCGGCGGGACCTGTCGGACCCCGACGACCGGTTCATCCTGCGCATCGAGGTAGCCCATGCCTGCCGGTCGTCCGACGACACCTCCCGGCGGCTCAAGTCGGCGCTGAAGGAACGCGCCGAGAACGGTCTGCCGCACTCGGGCAAGCGCCGTTTCGGGTACGAGACGGACGGCGTGACCATCAAGAAGGACGAGGCTGAGATCGTCCGAGAGGTCTTCGACCGGTACCTCAAGGGCCAGAGCCCGAGCGCGATCGCCCTCGTCTTCCACAAGCGCGGCATCAAGACCGTGTACGGCAAGGAATGGTCACAGGGCACGGTCCGCGCGCTCCTCGACTCCCGTCACGTCGCCGGCATCCGTATGCACCAGGGTGAAGAGGTCGGGCCGGGCAAGTGGCCCGCGATCATCGACCGGGGTACCTGGGATGAGACCCGGGCCCGGCGCGAGTACCGCTCCGCGGTCCACCAGACCAACCTGGAACTGCGCCGCTTCTATCTCCTGCGTGGACTGGTCATGTGCTCGCGCTGCGGCACGCTCATGTCCGGCACGAAGGTCGGCGCGGTGCCGTCCTACCTGTGTACGCGCAAGAGCCGCAACGGCGACAAGAAGTGCGTGCGGCGCATCGTCGCGGTGAAACTGGAGAAATTCGTCACGGAGGCCGCCATCGACCTGCTCGGCAGGCTCACAGTCTCCGGGAAACTCGCCTCGACCTCCCTGCCGGACGCCGCGACGGAGTCCGTCGAGGCCGATCAGCGGCAGCTCGTCGAGCTGAACGGGATGTGGACCGCGAAGGAGATCTCCACGGCGGAGTACCGCAAGATGCGCAAGGAGATCACCGACCGCATCGCCAAGGCCCAGCGTCGTCTGGTCGTACGGCCGATGAAGCTGCTGGACGGGCTGACGGGCCCCGGAGCGAAAGCTGCCTGGCACGCCGAGGAGATGACCGACGAGCGGCGCAACGCGGTGCTGCGATTCCTGTTCTCCGGGGTAGTCATTGACGCGTCCGGCAAACCGAGCGGGGTCTTCGACTGGGACCGGATCGCCATCGAGCAGAACCCGCTGTAG
- the cydD gene encoding thiol reductant ABC exporter subunit CydD: MFHVKPIDPRLLRYARATRLFLVVVVGLGVVGAALVIAQAMLIAEVVVGAFQHEMPVAELRTPLLLLVAVALGRALVSWLTELAAHRASAAVKSELRGRLLERATALGPGWLSGQRTGSLVALATRGVDALDDYFSRYLPQLGLAVVVPVAVLARIVTEDWVSAAIIVGTLPLIPVFMVLIGWATRSQMDRQWRLLSQLSGHFLDVVAGLPTLKVFGRAKAQAESIKRITGEYRQATMRTLRIAFLSSFALELLATISVALVAVTIGMRLVHGEMDLYIGLVILVLAPEAYLPVRQVGAQFHAAAEGLAAAEEIFEVLETPVPEPGAGVVPSAGDIHFDGVTVRHPGRTHDAVSGVSLTVAPGETVALVGPSGVGKSTLLNVLLGFTRATTGTVRVGGADLASLDLAEWRSHVAWVPQRPHLYAGSIAENVRLARPDADDMAVRRALGDAGALEFVDALPAGAETVLGEDGAGLSAGQRQRLALARAFLADRSVLLLDEPTASLDGETEAEVVEAVRRLAVGRTVLLVVHRPALLEVADRVVRLEEIPGRGAASAVGRDGAAVPRLPERQEALASAPGEDLPLEQGGRVLTRVRRMAGPRRGRLALALLLGSLALGSAVGLMATSGWLISRSSEQPPVLYLMVAVTATRAFGIGRAVFRYAERLVSHDTVLRMLADTRVAVYRRLERLAPAGLRTTRRGDLLSRLVADVDALQDYWVRWLLPAGAAVAVSAASVGFTAWLLPEAGAVLAVGLLVAGAGVPLVTGAVARRAEHRLAPARGVLATRVADLLTGTAELTVAGALPLRTAEARRADRALTRIASRAATATALGDGFTALVSGLTVAATALFGAQAVVDGRLSGVAMAVVVLTPLAAFEAVLGMPLAVQFRQRVRRSAERVYEVLDAPDPVREPETPAEAPVSPFPLRLTGLGARYAGQDRDALVGLDVTLEQGRRIAVVGVSGAGKTTLAQVLLRFLDAREGTYTLGGVDAYALDGDAVRGLVGLCAQDAHLFDSSVRENLLLARKHAGEAELRDALARARLLDWADELPDGLDTLIGEHGARLSGGQRQRLALARALLADFPVLVLDEPAEHLDLPTADALTADLLAATEGRTTLLITHRLAGLDAVDEVVVLAEGHVVQRGTYAELVLMDGPLRAMVEREAAGELLAAV, encoded by the coding sequence GTGTTTCACGTGAAACCGATCGACCCGCGACTGCTGCGGTACGCCCGTGCCACCCGGCTGTTCCTGGTAGTCGTCGTCGGCCTGGGTGTTGTCGGGGCGGCGCTGGTCATCGCGCAGGCCATGCTCATCGCCGAAGTGGTGGTCGGCGCCTTCCAGCACGAGATGCCGGTCGCCGAACTCCGCACCCCTCTGCTGCTCCTGGTGGCGGTCGCGCTGGGGCGGGCCCTGGTCTCCTGGCTCACCGAACTGGCTGCCCATCGCGCGAGCGCGGCGGTGAAGTCGGAGTTGAGGGGACGGCTGCTGGAGCGGGCCACCGCGCTGGGGCCCGGCTGGCTGAGCGGGCAGCGCACCGGCTCGCTGGTCGCCCTCGCCACTCGCGGGGTGGACGCACTGGACGACTACTTCTCGCGCTATCTGCCGCAGTTGGGCCTCGCGGTCGTCGTGCCCGTCGCGGTGCTCGCGCGGATCGTCACCGAGGACTGGGTGTCGGCGGCGATCATCGTCGGCACGCTGCCGCTGATCCCGGTCTTCATGGTGCTCATCGGCTGGGCCACCCGCTCGCAGATGGACCGTCAGTGGCGTCTGCTGTCACAGCTGTCGGGGCACTTTCTGGATGTCGTCGCCGGGCTCCCGACGCTGAAGGTGTTCGGCCGGGCCAAGGCACAGGCCGAGTCGATCAAGCGGATCACCGGCGAGTACCGCCAGGCGACCATGCGGACACTGCGGATCGCCTTCCTCTCGTCCTTCGCGCTGGAGCTGCTCGCGACGATCTCGGTCGCGCTGGTCGCGGTCACCATCGGCATGCGGCTCGTGCACGGTGAGATGGACCTGTACATCGGGCTGGTCATCCTCGTGCTGGCCCCCGAGGCGTATCTGCCGGTCCGGCAGGTGGGCGCCCAGTTCCACGCTGCCGCAGAGGGACTCGCGGCGGCGGAGGAGATCTTCGAGGTCCTGGAGACACCGGTGCCGGAGCCCGGTGCCGGTGTCGTGCCGTCCGCCGGTGACATCCACTTCGACGGGGTGACCGTCCGCCACCCCGGTCGGACACACGACGCCGTCTCGGGCGTTTCCCTCACCGTGGCCCCCGGCGAGACGGTGGCCCTCGTCGGGCCGAGCGGGGTGGGCAAGTCGACGCTGCTGAACGTCCTGCTGGGGTTCACCCGGGCGACAACGGGCACTGTCCGGGTCGGGGGAGCCGATCTCGCCTCGCTCGACCTGGCCGAGTGGCGTTCACACGTGGCCTGGGTGCCGCAGCGGCCTCATCTGTACGCCGGGTCGATCGCCGAGAACGTACGGCTGGCCCGGCCTGACGCGGACGACATGGCGGTACGGCGGGCGCTGGGCGACGCGGGGGCGCTGGAGTTCGTGGACGCGCTGCCCGCCGGGGCCGAGACGGTCCTCGGTGAGGACGGCGCCGGTCTCTCCGCCGGACAGCGGCAACGACTCGCCCTCGCCCGCGCGTTCCTCGCCGACCGGTCCGTGCTGCTCCTCGACGAGCCGACGGCCTCGCTGGACGGGGAGACCGAGGCGGAGGTCGTGGAGGCGGTACGACGGCTGGCGGTGGGCCGGACGGTACTGCTGGTGGTCCATCGGCCGGCGCTGCTGGAGGTGGCTGACCGGGTGGTGCGGCTGGAGGAGATCCCGGGGCGCGGAGCGGCATCGGCCGTCGGGCGCGACGGGGCCGCCGTGCCGCGTCTGCCGGAACGACAGGAGGCCCTGGCATCGGCACCCGGCGAGGATCTGCCGCTGGAACAGGGTGGACGTGTACTGACCCGCGTGCGCCGGATGGCCGGGCCGCGCCGGGGCCGGCTCGCCCTCGCCCTGCTGCTCGGCAGTCTCGCGCTGGGCAGCGCCGTCGGGCTGATGGCGACCTCCGGGTGGCTGATCTCGCGGTCCTCGGAGCAGCCTCCGGTGCTGTATCTGATGGTCGCGGTGACCGCGACGCGTGCCTTCGGGATCGGGCGGGCGGTGTTCCGCTACGCGGAGCGGCTCGTGTCGCACGACACGGTGCTGCGGATGCTGGCCGACACAAGGGTGGCCGTCTATCGGAGACTGGAGCGGCTGGCGCCCGCCGGGCTGCGGACGACCCGGCGCGGCGACCTGCTCTCGAGGCTGGTCGCCGATGTGGACGCCTTGCAGGACTACTGGGTGCGCTGGCTGCTGCCCGCCGGGGCCGCGGTGGCCGTCTCCGCCGCCTCCGTCGGGTTCACCGCCTGGCTGCTGCCCGAGGCCGGTGCCGTACTCGCCGTCGGGCTGCTCGTGGCCGGGGCCGGGGTGCCGCTCGTGACCGGAGCCGTGGCCCGGCGGGCGGAGCACCGGCTGGCGCCCGCCCGTGGAGTGCTGGCCACCCGCGTGGCCGATCTGCTCACCGGCACCGCCGAGTTGACGGTCGCGGGCGCCCTGCCCCTCCGTACCGCCGAGGCGCGCCGCGCGGACCGGGCGCTCACCCGGATCGCCTCTCGTGCCGCCACCGCCACCGCGCTCGGCGACGGGTTCACCGCGCTCGTCTCCGGGCTCACCGTCGCCGCCACCGCGCTCTTCGGCGCACAGGCCGTCGTCGACGGGCGGCTGAGCGGTGTGGCCATGGCCGTCGTCGTGCTCACCCCGCTGGCCGCGTTCGAGGCGGTGTTGGGGATGCCCCTGGCCGTCCAGTTCCGCCAGCGGGTACGCAGGAGCGCGGAGCGCGTGTACGAGGTGCTGGACGCCCCCGACCCCGTACGCGAACCGGAGACGCCTGCCGAAGCACCGGTCTCGCCCTTTCCGCTGCGGCTCACAGGCCTCGGCGCGCGGTACGCCGGGCAGGACCGAGACGCGCTGGTCGGGCTGGACGTCACCCTCGAACAGGGGCGCAGGATCGCCGTGGTGGGCGTCTCGGGAGCGGGCAAGACGACGCTCGCGCAGGTCCTGCTGCGCTTCCTGGACGCACGGGAAGGGACGTACACGCTGGGCGGCGTGGACGCCTACGCGCTCGACGGGGACGCCGTACGGGGACTCGTGGGGCTGTGCGCCCAGGACGCGCACCTCTTCGACAGCTCGGTGCGGGAGAACCTGCTGCTCGCCAGGAAGCACGCGGGCGAGGCGGAACTGCGGGACGCGCTCGCGCGGGCACGGCTGCTCGACTGGGCCGACGAACTGCCCGACGGGCTGGACACCTTGATCGGCGAGCACGGGGCCCGGCTGTCCGGCGGCCAGCGTCAGCGGCTCGCCCTCGCCCGCGCGCTGCTGGCCGACTTCCCGGTCCTCGTCCTCGACGAGCCCGCCGAACACCTGGACCTGCCGACGGCCGACGCGCTCACCGCGGATCTGCTGGCCGCCACCGAGGGCCGTACGACCCTGCTGATCACCCACCGGCTGGCCGGCCTCGACGCCGTGGACGAGGTCGTCGTGCTCGCGGAGGGACACGTCGTGCAGCGCGGCACATACGCGGAACTGGTCCTGATGGACGGGCCCTTGCGGGCGATGGTGGAGCGGGAGGCGGCGGGCGAACTGCTGGCCGCGGTCTGA
- a CDS encoding cytochrome ubiquinol oxidase subunit I, with protein MDLALAPETLARWQFGITTVYHFLFVPLTISLAALTAGLQTAWVRSGKEKYLKATKFWGKLFLINIAMGVVTGIVQEFQFGMNWSDYSRFVGDVFGAPLAFEALIAFFFESTFIGLWIFGWDKLPQKIHLACIWMVSIGTILSAYFILAANSWMQHPVGYRINEAKGRAELTDFWLVLTQNTALTQVFHTLSAAFLAGGAFMVGIAAFHLARKKHIPVMKTSLRLGLVTVLVAGMLTAISGDLLGKVMFKQQPMKMAAAEALWDGEAPAPFSVFAYGDVDKGHNTVAIEIPGLLSFLANDDFESYVPGINDVNKAEQEKFGPGDYRPNIPVAYWGFRWMIGFGMASVAIGTVGLWLTRKKFLLPQHLRVGEDEVPHLVLLPKKALGPTLTKWYWRIAVLTLGFPLIASSWGWIFTEMGRQPWVVYGVLRTEDAVSPGVSQGEILTSMIVFTTLYAILAVVEVKLLAKYVKAGPPELTEADLNPPTKIGGDSRDADKPMAFSY; from the coding sequence GTGGACCTCGCTCTGGCGCCGGAGACTCTGGCGCGATGGCAGTTCGGCATCACGACCGTCTACCACTTCCTCTTCGTCCCCCTCACGATCTCGCTCGCCGCGCTCACGGCAGGCCTGCAGACCGCGTGGGTGCGCTCGGGGAAGGAGAAGTACCTCAAGGCCACCAAGTTCTGGGGCAAGCTCTTCCTGATCAACATCGCGATGGGTGTCGTCACCGGCATCGTGCAGGAGTTCCAGTTCGGCATGAACTGGTCCGACTACTCGCGCTTCGTCGGTGATGTCTTCGGGGCCCCGCTCGCTTTCGAGGCACTGATCGCCTTCTTCTTCGAGTCGACCTTCATCGGCCTGTGGATCTTCGGCTGGGACAAGCTCCCGCAGAAGATCCATCTGGCCTGCATCTGGATGGTCTCCATCGGCACGATCCTGTCGGCGTACTTCATCCTCGCGGCCAACTCCTGGATGCAGCACCCCGTCGGCTACCGGATCAACGAGGCCAAGGGCCGGGCCGAACTCACCGACTTCTGGCTCGTCCTGACCCAGAACACCGCGCTCACCCAGGTCTTCCACACCCTCTCGGCGGCCTTCCTCGCCGGCGGCGCCTTCATGGTCGGCATCGCCGCCTTCCATCTGGCCCGCAAGAAGCACATCCCGGTGATGAAGACCTCACTGCGCCTCGGTCTGGTCACCGTGCTGGTCGCCGGCATGCTCACCGCGATCAGCGGCGACCTGCTCGGCAAGGTCATGTTCAAGCAGCAGCCCATGAAGATGGCCGCCGCCGAGGCCCTGTGGGACGGCGAGGCGCCCGCGCCCTTCTCCGTCTTCGCCTACGGCGACGTCGACAAGGGCCACAACACGGTCGCCATCGAGATCCCCGGCCTGCTGTCCTTCCTCGCCAACGACGACTTCGAGTCGTACGTCCCCGGCATCAACGACGTCAACAAGGCCGAGCAGGAGAAGTTCGGGCCCGGTGACTACCGGCCCAACATCCCCGTCGCCTACTGGGGCTTCCGCTGGATGATCGGCTTCGGAATGGCGTCCGTCGCCATCGGTACGGTCGGACTCTGGCTCACCCGCAAGAAGTTCCTGCTGCCGCAGCACCTCCGGGTCGGCGAGGACGAGGTGCCGCATCTCGTGCTGCTGCCGAAGAAGGCTCTCGGCCCGACCCTCACCAAGTGGTACTGGCGCATCGCGGTCCTGACCCTGGGCTTCCCGCTGATCGCCAGCTCCTGGGGCTGGATCTTCACCGAGATGGGCCGCCAGCCGTGGGTGGTCTACGGCGTGCTGCGCACCGAGGACGCGGTCTCCCCCGGTGTCTCCCAGGGCGAGATCCTCACCTCGATGATCGTCTTCACCACGCTGTACGCCATCCTCGCCGTCGTCGAGGTCAAGCTGCTCGCGAAGTACGTCAAGGCGGGGCCGCCCGAGCTGACGGAGGCCGACCTCAACCCGCCCACGAAGATCGGCGGCGACTCCCGTGACGCCGACAAGCCGATGGCCTTCTCGTACTAG
- a CDS encoding DnaB-like helicase N-terminal domain-containing protein has protein sequence MPQGTFSPARNASPQTNTRFDEVDGLGLSVPPHNLEAEQAVLGACMYSAAAVDAARPILQAIDFYRPAHSDIWRTLLSLRDEGSPTDPIALGEELGRVGALTRVGGSPYLHTLAGATPGPANCDYYAEIVREKAELRRLQAAAVHTLQQSGAEGADPAQIRVLLQSALDSTDWRGSSGGGRLSRFAVDGWDFVNSLGTEVPPVWGTPEQTGWASGESLMLVGPPGVGKSTIAHQLVMARLGFQALVLGMPVTEGRRVLYLAMDRPPQIARALRRLVRPIDEETLRDRLVVWGGPLPATLDREPNLLAELAAHHDADTVVIDSVKDIVGKLTDDEAVGAYNRARQQLLRSGAELLELHHQRKSAADAKPGGRPTLDKVYGTTWFTAGAGSVMFLSGGAGDATVKLHHAKTVTGEIGPLTVVHDHRRGTSRVDVPLDPYTLLRDAPGGLTSRELAALMTGEADPSAKEQERARRTLKALHEVGQATKEQEPGGSRQVRYRATARHMAVVS, from the coding sequence GTGCCCCAGGGTACGTTCTCGCCCGCCCGCAACGCATCCCCTCAGACCAACACCCGCTTCGACGAGGTCGACGGTCTCGGTCTGTCCGTACCGCCGCACAACCTGGAGGCGGAGCAAGCCGTGCTCGGCGCCTGCATGTACAGCGCGGCGGCTGTCGATGCCGCCCGGCCGATTCTGCAGGCCATCGACTTCTACCGACCCGCGCACAGCGACATCTGGCGGACCCTGCTCTCCCTGCGCGACGAGGGATCGCCCACCGATCCCATCGCGCTCGGCGAGGAACTCGGACGGGTCGGCGCCCTCACCCGCGTCGGCGGATCCCCCTACCTCCACACTCTCGCCGGCGCGACCCCCGGGCCGGCCAACTGCGACTACTACGCCGAGATCGTGCGGGAGAAGGCGGAGCTGCGCCGCCTTCAGGCAGCGGCGGTGCACACCCTGCAGCAGAGCGGTGCAGAAGGCGCCGACCCTGCCCAGATACGCGTGCTGCTGCAGAGCGCCCTCGACAGCACCGACTGGCGCGGATCGAGTGGTGGCGGCAGGCTCAGCCGGTTCGCCGTCGACGGCTGGGACTTCGTCAACAGCCTCGGCACCGAGGTCCCGCCGGTATGGGGCACGCCCGAGCAGACGGGATGGGCGAGCGGCGAGAGCCTGATGCTGGTCGGCCCGCCGGGGGTCGGCAAGAGCACCATCGCCCACCAGCTCGTCATGGCTCGGCTCGGCTTCCAGGCGCTGGTGCTCGGGATGCCCGTCACCGAGGGCAGGCGCGTGCTCTACCTCGCCATGGACCGGCCGCCGCAGATCGCCCGTGCCCTGCGACGCCTGGTACGCCCGATCGACGAGGAGACCCTCCGCGACCGGCTCGTCGTCTGGGGAGGACCGCTTCCGGCCACGCTCGACCGCGAGCCGAACCTGCTCGCCGAACTCGCCGCCCACCACGACGCCGACACCGTGGTCATCGACAGTGTCAAGGACATCGTCGGCAAGCTCACCGACGACGAGGCCGTCGGTGCCTACAACCGCGCCCGCCAGCAGCTGCTGCGGTCCGGCGCCGAACTGCTGGAACTGCACCACCAGCGCAAGTCCGCAGCGGACGCCAAGCCCGGCGGACGCCCGACGCTGGACAAGGTGTACGGCACCACCTGGTTCACGGCGGGTGCGGGCAGCGTCATGTTTCTGAGCGGGGGAGCGGGCGACGCGACGGTCAAGCTCCACCACGCCAAGACGGTGACCGGTGAGATCGGCCCCCTCACGGTCGTCCACGACCACCGGCGCGGCACCTCGCGCGTCGACGTACCCCTCGACCCGTACACCCTGCTGCGCGATGCACCGGGCGGCCTCACCAGCAGGGAACTCGCGGCCCTGATGACCGGAGAGGCGGACCCGAGCGCCAAGGAGCAGGAGAGGGCCCGGCGCACGCTGAAGGCCCTCCACGAGGTCGGGCAGGCCACCAAGGAACAGGAGCCGGGCGGCAGCCGCCAGGTCCGCTACCGGGCCACGGCACGACACATGGCCGTCGTCTCCTGA
- a CDS encoding M23 family metallopeptidase, translating to MRFSRRHPLFVAVVLCASVIVVARPTVAEGDGGGVPGTHSEEGVSARVARLFEEAAVATRRYEAGRQAAEAQKTKARRLEKLLARERKQIAVLNADLGRIARAQYREGGGVPYTAQMLFAENPEELMRGRRAAWQADLAVNNAVSKSRRAETRLAADEAKAARAWRALEEWKTGLSGVKQTIQQKLEEAQWTLQGQADAAVAAGACRGAVRLDQPDDGRSRAWVAPVATYELSAGYGSGGERWVSRHTGQDFAVPIGAPVRAVGEGRVVKVSCGGAFGMEIVVEHADGYYTQYAHLAAVTVDQGDRVTAGQWIGQAGTTGNSTGPHLHFEVRVTPELGSGVDPVPWLRKHGVEL from the coding sequence ATGCGCTTCTCTCGCCGACACCCGCTGTTCGTCGCCGTGGTGCTCTGTGCCTCGGTGATCGTCGTGGCCCGGCCGACAGTGGCCGAAGGCGATGGCGGTGGGGTGCCGGGTACGCACAGCGAGGAAGGCGTCAGCGCGCGGGTGGCGAGGCTGTTCGAGGAAGCGGCGGTGGCGACGCGGCGGTACGAGGCGGGGCGGCAGGCGGCGGAGGCGCAGAAGACGAAGGCGCGGCGGCTGGAGAAGCTGCTCGCGCGGGAGCGGAAGCAGATCGCGGTGCTGAACGCCGACCTCGGCCGGATCGCGCGCGCCCAGTACCGCGAGGGCGGCGGGGTGCCGTACACCGCGCAGATGCTGTTCGCGGAGAATCCCGAGGAGCTGATGCGTGGTCGGCGAGCCGCCTGGCAGGCCGATCTGGCGGTCAACAACGCCGTGTCGAAGAGTCGTCGCGCGGAGACGAGGCTCGCCGCGGACGAGGCGAAGGCCGCGAGGGCCTGGCGGGCGCTGGAGGAGTGGAAGACCGGGCTCTCCGGGGTCAAGCAGACGATCCAGCAGAAGCTCGAAGAGGCGCAGTGGACGCTCCAGGGCCAGGCCGACGCGGCGGTCGCGGCCGGCGCCTGCCGGGGAGCCGTCCGGCTCGACCAGCCGGACGACGGGCGATCGAGGGCATGGGTGGCGCCGGTGGCCACGTACGAACTCTCCGCGGGCTACGGCAGCGGTGGTGAGCGCTGGGTCAGTCGGCACACCGGGCAGGACTTCGCGGTGCCGATCGGCGCGCCGGTGCGGGCGGTCGGGGAGGGGCGGGTGGTGAAGGTGTCGTGCGGGGGCGCCTTCGGCATGGAGATCGTCGTCGAGCACGCGGACGGTTACTACACGCAGTACGCGCACCTCGCCGCCGTCACCGTCGACCAGGGCGACCGGGTGACGGCGGGGCAGTGGATCGGCCAGGCGGGCACCACCGGCAACTCCACCGGGCCGCATCTGCACTTCGAGGTACGCGTCACCCCGGAGCTGGGGTCGGGCGTGGACCCCGTGCCGTGGCTGCGGAAGCACGGGGTGGAGTTGTAG
- the cydB gene encoding cytochrome d ubiquinol oxidase subunit II, translated as MELHDVWFVLIAVLWIGYFFLEGFDFGVGVLTKLLARNRPEKRVLINTIGPVWDGNEVWLLSAGGATFAAFPEWYATLFSGFYLPLLLILVCLIVRGVAFEYRVKRPEERWQRNWETAIFWTSLLPAFLWGVAFANIVRGVKIDRDFEYVGNLADLLNPYALLGGLVTLTLFTFHGTVFVGLKTVGDIRERARKLALRVGAATAGLALIFLLWTQIEKGDGVSLVALVVAVAALVTALVAVRAGREGWAFALSGVTIVAAVAMLFLTLFPNVMPSSLNADWSLTVTNASSSPYTLKIMTWCAAIATPVVMLYQGWTYWVFRKRIGTQHIAESAH; from the coding sequence ATGGAACTTCACGACGTCTGGTTCGTCCTCATCGCCGTCCTGTGGATCGGCTACTTCTTCCTGGAGGGCTTCGACTTCGGGGTCGGTGTCCTCACCAAACTGCTGGCCCGGAACCGTCCGGAGAAGCGGGTCCTCATCAACACCATCGGACCCGTCTGGGACGGCAACGAGGTGTGGCTGCTCTCGGCGGGCGGCGCGACCTTCGCCGCCTTCCCCGAGTGGTACGCCACCCTCTTCTCCGGCTTCTACCTGCCGCTGCTGCTCATCCTGGTCTGCCTGATCGTCCGGGGTGTCGCCTTCGAGTACCGCGTGAAGCGGCCCGAGGAGAGGTGGCAGCGCAACTGGGAGACGGCGATCTTCTGGACCTCGCTGCTCCCCGCGTTCCTCTGGGGCGTGGCCTTCGCCAACATCGTGCGCGGAGTCAAGATCGACCGCGACTTCGAGTACGTGGGCAACCTCGCCGATCTGCTCAACCCGTACGCGCTGCTGGGCGGCCTGGTCACGCTGACGCTCTTCACCTTCCACGGCACGGTGTTCGTCGGTCTCAAGACCGTCGGGGACATCCGGGAGCGGGCGCGGAAGCTGGCGCTGCGCGTCGGTGCCGCGACCGCCGGGCTGGCGCTGATCTTCCTGCTCTGGACCCAGATCGAGAAAGGTGACGGCGTCTCGCTGGTCGCCCTGGTGGTGGCCGTCGCGGCGCTTGTGACGGCGCTGGTGGCGGTTCGAGCGGGGCGCGAGGGCTGGGCGTTCGCCCTGTCGGGGGTCACCATCGTGGCCGCCGTCGCGATGCTCTTCCTGACACTCTTCCCGAATGTGATGCCGTCCTCGCTGAACGCGGACTGGAGCCTCACGGTCACCAACGCCTCGTCCAGTCCGTACACCTTGAAGATCATGACGTGGTGTGCGGCGATCGCCACGCCGGTGGTGATGCTCTACCAGGGGTGGACGTACTGGGTGTTCCGCAAGCGGATCGGCACCCAGCACATCGCCGAGTCGGCGCACTGA
- a CDS encoding HAD family hydrolase, giving the protein MTSATRQPETPAPTVPLRLIATDLDGTLLHDDKSVSPRTVAALAAAEEAGVEVFFVTGRPARWMDVVSRHVHGHGLAICGNGAAVVDLHGGPGAHRFVKVRELARENALDAVRLLREAAPGTVYAVEQTYGFNQEPEYPKLHMEIPDALAPAEKLLAPGGVADDEPVLKILAYHPSIDPDDFLATARIAVGDRATITRSSPSALLEISGPGVSKASTLALCCAERGISHEEVVAFGDMPNDVEMLTWAGQSYAMGNAHPDVLAAASGRTVANNEDGVAVVIERLLAERL; this is encoded by the coding sequence GTGACCTCAGCGACGCGACAGCCCGAGACCCCGGCCCCGACCGTCCCGCTCCGGCTGATAGCCACGGACCTCGACGGCACCCTGCTCCACGACGACAAGTCGGTCTCCCCTCGCACCGTCGCCGCCCTCGCGGCCGCCGAGGAGGCCGGTGTCGAGGTGTTCTTCGTCACCGGCCGCCCCGCCCGCTGGATGGATGTCGTCAGCCGGCACGTCCACGGCCATGGCCTCGCCATCTGCGGAAACGGCGCCGCCGTGGTCGACCTGCACGGCGGCCCCGGTGCCCATCGCTTCGTCAAGGTCCGCGAGCTGGCCCGGGAGAACGCGCTGGACGCCGTACGGCTGCTGCGCGAGGCCGCTCCGGGCACGGTGTACGCGGTCGAGCAGACGTACGGCTTCAACCAGGAGCCCGAGTATCCGAAGCTCCACATGGAGATCCCCGACGCCCTCGCACCGGCCGAGAAGCTGCTGGCCCCGGGGGGTGTGGCCGACGACGAGCCGGTGCTGAAGATCCTCGCGTACCACCCGTCGATCGACCCCGACGACTTCCTCGCCACCGCCCGGATCGCCGTCGGCGACCGCGCCACCATCACCCGCTCCAGCCCCAGCGCCCTGCTGGAGATCAGCGGACCGGGCGTCTCCAAGGCCAGCACCCTCGCCCTGTGCTGCGCCGAGCGCGGCATCTCCCACGAGGAGGTCGTCGCCTTCGGTGACATGCCGAACGACGTCGAGATGCTCACCTGGGCGGGCCAGTCGTACGCCATGGGCAACGCCCACCCCGACGTCCTCGCGGCTGCCTCCGGCCGGACCGTGGCCAACAACGAGGACGGAGTGGCGGTCGTGATCGAACGCCTGCTGGCGGAACGGCTGTAA